Proteins encoded within one genomic window of Paramisgurnus dabryanus chromosome 11, PD_genome_1.1, whole genome shotgun sequence:
- the rnf180a gene encoding uncharacterized protein rnf180a, which yields MDSHGVLECTAEALCLEVRPLQRVRDVRQAHRKALSLDYTDARREARGEESPGRNYDPFFPEDMLRSSHQASSSPRRRTSSSAQSSRDRTSMFSRMVGLEPVESNIIRDSQISPEDQEAGSSFNCRAPLMSVSSSEEEHEVGEQTGRATAELSVASSLLTPTPTRERRLSKREKKRLKSLRRRQKRRERCRQLQENLQSSTGNPSSSSEDEALPGPDREGYICAVCLDVYFSPYMCHPCSHIFCEPCLRTLAKNCPTNTPCPLCRTTITHVFFQKDLNHTARTFFPKEYLSRKQTFQKASCAKWPLPSCRKMFRMFGGFQRQPSPTGRQQFPRGGYRLDAFNFEDDSHGWRFDMDMVIIYIYSVNWVIGFIIFCCFCYFFFSSF from the exons ATGGATTCACATGGAGTACTTGAGTGTACAGCCGAGGCCTTGTGTCTGGAGGTCAGGCCTTTGCAGAGGGTCCGTGATGTCAGACAAGCCCACAGGAAGGCCCTTAGCCTGGATTATACAGATGCTCGTCGAGAGGCTAGAGGCGAAGAATCCCCAGGGAGAAATTATGATCCGTTTTTTCCAGAGGATATGCTAAGGTCCAGCCACCAGGCTTCCTCCTCCCCGCGCCGTAGGACAAGCTCCTCTGCTCAGTCTTCTCGTGACAGGACAAGTATGTTCTCTAGGATGGTTGGGCTAGAACCTGTTGAGTCGAATATTATTAGAGACTCTCAGATCTCCCCCGAGGATCAGGAAGCAGGCAGCTCTTTCAACTGCAGAGCTCCTCTGATGTCTGTCAGCAGCTCGGAGGAGGAACATGAGGTTGGAGAACAGACTGGCAGAGCTACAGCAGAGCTCAGCGTGGCTTCATCTCTGCTTACACCCACTCCCACCAGAGAGCGCAGGCTTagtaagagagaaaaaaaacgaCTAAAGAGCCTGAGGAGAAGACAGAAGAGGAGAGAACGATGCAGACAGCTGCAAGAGAATTTGCAG AGCTCTACAGGGAACCCATCTAGCAGCAGTGAGGATGAAGCGTTACCAGGGCCGGATCGTGAAGGCTACATCTGTGCTGTGTGTCTGGATGTCTACTTCAGTCCATACATGTGCCACCCCTGCAGCCACATCTTCTGTGAACCTTGTCTGCGGACGCTGGCCAAAAACTGCCCCACCAACACACCCTGTCCTTTGTGCAGAACCACCATTACACATGTTTTCTTCCAGAAAG ATCTAAACCATACAGCACGTACATTCTTCCCGAAGGAATACCTGTCTCGAAAGCAGACCTTTCAGAAAGCAAGCTGCGCGAAATGGCCCCTTCCGAGCTGTCGTAAAATGTTTCGAATGTTTGGAG GCTTTCAAAGACAGCCAAGTCCAACTGGCAGGCAGCAGTTCCCTCGCGGCGGATACAGGCTTGATGCCTTTAACTTTGAGGATGATTCGCATGGCTGGCGATTTGACATGGACATGGTGATCATCTATATATACTCTGTCAACTGGGTCATTGGCTTCATTATCTTCTGCTGCTTCTGTTATTTCTTCTTCTCTTCATTTTAA
- the htr1aa gene encoding 5-hydroxytryptamine (serotonin) receptor 1A a, which yields MESFNNTTDTQESNGNTTIVSEVTLSYQIVASLFLAALILFAILGNACVIAAITLERSLQNVANYLIGSLAVTDLMVSVLVLPMAALYQVLNKWTLGQEMCDLFISLDVLCCTSSILHLCAIALDRYWAITDPIDYVNKRTPKRAAILISLTWLIGFSISIPPMLGWRKPEDRADPDACTISQDHGYTIYSTFGAFYIPLILMLVLYGRIFKAARFRIRKTVKKTEKAKISDRCLSVSPSLFARRANGEVNKNWKRSVEPQPSLCVNGALKHIEDGESFEITEVQSISRNHLALPNNPQPCFENRHERNTDAKRKVALSRERKTVKTLGIIMGTFIFCWLPFFIVALVLPFCDDCFMPDWLRSVINWLGYSNSLLNPVIYAYFNKDFQNAFKKILKCKCIRQ from the coding sequence ATGGAGAGTTTCAACAACACCACAGACACTCAAGAATCGAATGGGAACACGACGATAGTAAGTGAAGTTACTCTGAGTTACCAAATAGTCGCATCGCTTTTCCTGGCTGCGTTAATTCTGTTTGCCATACTGGGAAACGCGTGCGTAATTGCTGCAATCACCTTGGAGAGATCGCTTCAGAATGTGGCTAACTATCTCATCGGCTCCTTGGCAGTCACGGACCTCATGGTGTCGGTGCTGGTGCTACCCATGGCGGCCCTGTATCAGGTTTTGAACAAATGGACATTGGGACAGGAGATGTGCGATCTGTTTATCTCTCTAGACGTGTTGTGTTGCACATCTTCCATTCTGCACCTGTGCGCAATCGCTTTGGACAGGTACTGGGCCATCACTGATCCCATAGACTATGTAAATAAAAGGACCCCCAAAAGAGCAGCTATCCTGATCAGCCTCACCTGGCTCATAGGATTTTCCATCTCCATTCCGCCCATGTTGGGTTGGAGGAAACCCGAGGACCGGGCAGACCCAGACGCGTGCACTATCAGCCAAGACCACGGGTACACCATCTACTCAACTTTTGGAGCTTTTTACATCCCCCTCATTCTCATGTTGGTACTCTACGGAAGGATATTCAAAGCGGCGAGGTTTCGAATAAGGAAAACGGTGAAGAAAACCgaaaaagcaaaaatatcagACAGATGCCTTAGCGTTTCTCCGTCGTTGTTTGCGAGGAGGGCGAACGGCGAGGTGAACAAAAACTGGAAGCGCAGCGTGGAGCCGCAGCCCAGCCTGTGCGTAAACGGAGCGCTTAAACACATCGAGGACGGAGAATCGTTTGAGATTACAGAAGTCCAAAGCATCTCCAGAAACCACCTTGCCCTGCCAAACAACCCGCAGCCATGCTTCGAGAACAGACATGAAAGAAACACAGACGCGAAGCGTAAAGTGGCTCTGTCCAGAGAGCGCAAAACCGTGAAGACTTTGGGAATCATTATGGGCACCTTTATTTTCTGCTGGCTGCCCTTTTTCATAGTGGCGCTTGTTTTGCCTTTCTGTGACGACTGCTTTATGCCGGATTGGCTGAGGTCAGTCATCAATTGGCTCGGATACTCCAACTCACTGTTGAATCCCGTCATATACGCGTACTTTAATAAAGACTTTCAAAATGCGTTTAAGAAAATCTTGAAATGCAAATGTATCAGACAGTGA